Genomic DNA from Longimicrobium terrae:
GCGCGGGTCAGGCGGGGATCAATCCTGGAGCGGGGGGCGGGCGATGAGCGGGGATCGGGCAGGTGCGGGGCCGCGGGGCTGGATTGTGGCCGCGGCGCTGGTGACGGCGGCGGCGTGCGGCGGCAAGGAAAAGACCGCGCCGGACCCCGCTGCGCAGGGCGCGGTGCTGGAGCAGGCGGACGTTGCCACGGCCGAGATGGGGCAGATCAGCGCCGGGCCCGCGGTCTCCGGATCGCTGCAGGCCGCCACGGAAGCCGTGCTCCGCGCCGAACTGGCGGGCACCATCGCCAGCGCGGCGGCGGAGGAAGGCGAACGCGTCCGCGCGGGAACGCTGCTGGCGCGCATCGCCGACCCGCGCCTTTCGGAGCAGACCCGGTCCGCGGAGTCCGCCGTGCGCTCGGCGGAGATCGCCGCCAACAACGCGCGGCGCGACGTGGACCGCTACGAGACGCTGGTATCCGCCGGGGCCAGCCCCCGGCGCGATCTGGAGAGCGCGCGGACATCCCTGGCCTCCGCGCAGGCGCAGCTCGCCAACGCCCGCTCGCAGCAGGCGGACGTCCGCGCGACCGTGGGCGACGCGACGGTGGAGTCGCCTATCACGGGCATCGTAAGCTCGCGCTCGGTGAGCGACGGCGACGTGGTGCAGGTGGGAACGGAGCTGTACCGCGTGGTCGATCCGTCCACCATGCGGCTGGAGGCGTCGGTGCCGTCGGAGCAGCTGTACAGCATCCGCGTCGGCGCGCAGGTCGTCTTTCAGGTGCGCGGCTATCCGGGGCGCACCTTCACGGGCAAGGTGGAGCGCATCAACCCCACCGCCGACCCGGCGACGCGGCAGGTGACCATCCACGTCTCCCTGCCCAACCCGGGCAACGCGCTCGTCGCCGGGCTGTTCGCCGAGGGGCGGGTGACGGCGGAGGCGCGGCAGGGGATTCTGGTTCCCGCCGACGCGGTGGCCACGGAAGAGGGAAAGAGCCACGTCATGCGGCTGCGCGGCGGCGTGGTGGAGCAGGTGCCCGTGCAGGTGGGCATTCAGGATGAGGAAACGCGCCGCGTGGAGATCGTCTCCGGGCTGGCGGCCGGCGACCAGGTGCTCGTGGGACCCGCACGCGAGACGGCGCCGGGCACCAAGGTGCGCGTGGGGACGGCCGTCGCCGCCCCCGCACGAAAGTAGACGGCGATGTTCATATCCGATTTCTCCATCCGGCAGCCCATCGTCACCATCGTCATCATGTTGTCGCTGGTGGTGTTCGGCATCGTGGCGCTGATGGGCCTGCAGACGGACGAGTTTCCCGAGATCAACCCGCCCATCATTTCCGTGGCCGTGCCGTATCCCGGCGCGTCGCCGCAGGGGGTGGAGCGGGAAGTGGTGGACCCCATCGAGGACGCGGTGGCCAGCATCAGCGGCGTGGACGAGATCACCTCGTCGTCCACGGACAGCTATGCGCAGATCACCGTCAGCTTCCTCTTCGGCAAGGACGTGCAGGTGGCCTCGCAGGAGGTGCGCGACGCGATCTCGACGATTCGCGGCGAGCTGCCGCTGGAGATGGAAGATCCCATCATCTCCCGCTTCGATCCGAATCTTCAGCCCATCGTTTCGCTGACGCTGTCGTCCACCACGCTGTCGGTGGCGCAGCTGACGCAGCTGGCCGATCCGGGAATCAACGGCCAGCTGAGCGGCATCAACGGCGTGGCCAGCGTGGAAGTCGTCGGCGGCGTGCAGCCGGAAATGACGGTGCTGCTGCGGCCGGACGCCCTGCAAGCCTCCGGCGTGAGCGCCACGGAAGTCGTGCAGGCGCTCCAGGCGCAGAACCTGGCCGCGCCCGTGGGCCGGGTGAGCGGCGAGTCGGAAGAGCGCAGCATCCGCCTCGTCGGCCGGCTGGAGGACGCCAAGGCCTTCGAGCAGCTGGTGGTGACGGAGCGCGGGGGGACGGTCATCCGCCTGGGCGACGTGGCCACGGTGGCGGAGGGGAGCGAGGAGCAGCGGTCGCGCGCGCAGTACAACGGGCGCGAGGCGGTGGGCATCGACGTCGTCAAATCGACGGGGTTCAGCACCACGGAAGTGGCGGGGGGCGTGCTCAAGGAGGTGGAGCGCATCCGCAAGACGCTGCCGCGGGGGACGGAGCTGAACGTCGTCCGCAACTCCGGCGTGCGCGTGGAGCAGTCCGTGAGCAACGTGGAGCACACGCTGGTGGAGGGGCTCGTCCTCACCATCCTCGTCGTCTTCCTCTTCCTGAACTCCTGGCGCTCGACGGTCATCACCGGCCTGGCGCTGCCGGTGAGCATGCTGGCGGCGTTCATCCCCATCTACCTGTTCGGGTTCACGCTCAACAGCATGAGCCTGATGGGGCTGTCGCTGGCGATCGGCTTGATCATCGACGACGCCATCGTGGTGCGCGAGAACATCGTGCGGCACGTGGAGATGGGGAAGGACCACATGCAGGCCAGCGAGGAAGGGACGAGCGAGATCGGCCTGGCCGTGACCGCCACGACCTTTGCCATCGTGGTCGTGTTCGTCCCCATCGGGATGATGCCGGGGCTGGCGGGGCAGTTCTTCAAGCCGTTCGCGCTGACCATCGCGGCGGCGGTGCTGGTGTCGCTGTTCGTGTCGTTCTCGCTGGACCCCATGCTGTCGGCGTACTGGCCGGACCCGCACAAGCCGTTTGAGCAGCAGGGATGGCTGACGCGCACGGTGAGCCGCTTCAACCACTGGTTCGACCGGCAGGCGGACCGCTACAAGGGCGTGATCGCCTGGGCGCTGGACCACCGGTGGATGATGGTGTTCCTGGCCGGCGGCACCTTCGTCGCGGCGCTGGCGCTTCAGGTGATGTTCGGCGGCAGCGGGTTCGCCCCGCCGCAGGACCGCAGCGAGCTGCAGCTGGCGGTGGAAACGCCGCCGGGCTCCAGCCTGGACTACACCAGCCGCAAGGCCGAGGCGGCGGCGCGGCTGGCCCGCACGCACAAGGAGGTGGCGTACACCTACACCACCGTCGGCGGCGCCAGCGGCGCGGTGGACGAGGGGCAGGTGTACGTGAAGCTGGTGCCCAAGGCGGACCGCGACATCGGCCAGGCCGAGTTCAGCGGCGTGCTGCGGCGCGAGGTGGGGCAGATTGGCGGCGCGACGTTCTCTACGCTGGGCAGCGGCTTCGGCGGCGGGCAGAAGCCGCTTCAGGTGCAGCTGCGCGGGCCGGACGCCGCGGTGCTGACGCGCCTGGCCGAGCAGGTGGCGGACCGGGTGAAGAAGGTGCCGGGGACGGCGGACGTGTCGCTGTCCACGCGCGGGCAGCGGCCGGAGCTGGTGGTGACCATCGACCGGGCGCTGGCGGGAACGCTGGGCCTTACCGTCGGGCAGATTGCCCAGGCCATGCGCCCCGCCTTTGCCGGCGTGGACGCGGGCGACTGGGTGGACGCCGCAGGCGAAACGCGCGACGTGACCGTGCGCTTGGCGCCGGAGGTGCGGACGAGCGCGGTGGACCTGCGCAACCTGCCGCTGGTGATCGCGCCGGCGGGGGCGGGCGCGGGTGCCGGCGCCAACGCGGGTGGCGGCGGCGGGGTTCCGGGCGGGGCGACGGGTGCGTCGGCCGGGCCCACGCTCATTCCGCTCAGCCAGGTGGCCACGGTGGAAGACGGGCTGGGGCCGGCGATCATCAGCCACGTGGACCGCGAGCGCGTGGTGACGGTGGAAAGCAACCTGGCCGGGGCGGACCTGGGTACGGTGACGCAGGCCGTGAACCAGGCGGTGAGCGGAATCGCCTTTCCCGCCGGGTACGAGGTGGTGCAGGGCGGCGAGGCGGAGGACCAGGCCGAGGTGTTCGGCGCCATGTTCACGGCGCTGGGGACGGCGGTGCTGCTGATGTACCTGGTGCTGGTGCTTCAGTTCAGGTCGTTCCTGGACCCCATCGCGATTCTGCTTTCGCTGCCGCTGTCGCTGATCGGCGTGGTGCTGGCGCTGCTCATCACCGGCGACACGCTGAACATGATGAGCATGATCGGCATCATCCTGTTGATGGGGATCGTGGCCAAGAACGCCATCCTGCTCATTGACTTCGCCAAGTGGAACCACGAGCAGGGCACGCCGCTGCGCGAGTCGCTGATCGAGGCGGGGCGCGTGCGTCTGCGGCCCATTCTGATGACGACGTTCGCGCTGGTGGCGGCGATGATCCCGGTGGCGATCGGCGCGGGCGAGGGCGCGGACTTCCGCGCGCCGCTGGGCCGCGCGGTGATCGGCGGCGTGATTGCGTCGACGGTGCTGACGCTGCTGGTGATCCCGACGTTCTACGAGATTCTGTACGAATGGCGGGAAAAGCTGATGGGGTTCATGAGCCGGCGGTTTGGCGGGCACAAGCCGCCGCACACGCCGGGTCCGCACCCGCACCCCGCGCCCAGCCCGGCGGGCGACTGACGGAGCGGCGGACAATGCAGGACCGGCTCCCGCGCAGATGCGCGGGAGCCGGTTTATTCTTGCGATCAGACATCGACCCGACGAGCCGGCCTCCCGGCGGCCCCCACCCGGGCCGGCACCACCGGCCCACCCTCCCCCAAAAAAGACTGGGGGAGGGTTGGGGCGGGCGGATGGTCTGGAGTGCAGAGCGGGAATCGGGTGAGCGGATCTCGTTGAGCGGATGAATCCGCCGCTCAAACAGCGCAAAGCCCCGACACCGGCCGCTGGCGCGTCCGGTTCGGGGCTTCCAACTGCATCAGGGACGACAACAACGGAGATCGCGCCGCGGGCCGAACTCGTCGCTCGCGCCGAACGGCTCCCCCTCTCCCGCTTGCGGGAGAGGGGGTTGGGGGGAGAGGGGTGCCTCAGCATGCGCCAAACCATCCGGAATGGGGTGAGTAGCCGTTCCCCTCCATCCACTCCCTCACGAACGCAAAAGCGCCCGCCGGGGATCATCCCGGCGGGCGCTTCTCATTGCTCGCGGTCTCCAGCGTGACTGCGCGCGAACGGCGTCAGACGTTGGTGACGGTCACGCTCTGCAGGATCTTGCCCTCGCGCACCAGCGCGTACCCGGTCAGCTTTCCCTGCTTCTTCCACGTGTTGGACGGGTTCTGAAACGCCCACACCTCGTCCCCCTCGGTCGCCTGCCGCTTCAGCTTCTGCCACGCCATGCGGATGCGCAGCGCGGCCATGTCCGGCAGGTGGCGGTGATAGGAAGTCGGCGCATTTTCAACCCGCTCCGTAAGCCACTCTTCAATGATCTTCATCGGTCCCGCCTTCGAACTGGTTTGACCCACCCCCGACGCGTCCGCCCGGGGAAAGGCATCCGCTTCCAGACCGTCAGGGCGATGGAAGAACCTGACCCTCGCAACCTACCGCAACCGCACGTTCCCCGCCACCGCCGTCCATCTCCTCTGCCTGCCCCGCCGTCGCCCGCCGCCTGTGCGGATGCATCGCGCCGTGTGGCGCAGCCCGGACGCGCCCGGCCGGGTCAGGCCACGTGCACGGAGCCGCGCGTTTCACGGGCGCTGGCCACGGCGTGCAGCAGGTTTTCGGCGTAGAAGCGGATCTTGTCGGCGGGGATGCCGGTGGCGGCCTCGATCTGCCCGGCGGCGTCGCGCACCGTCCGCGCCTCGTGCCGCAGTTCATCCAGACCGTCTTCGCGGACGATGAACCCCCACTCGCTCCCCAGCGACGGCAGCAGCGTCAGGCCGAGATCCTTCATCACCGGCGTGCCCCACAACTCCGTGCGGTACGACTCATCGCCGATCATCCCGCCGCCGGGGCCGAGCTCCACGTGCACCTCTCCACCGTCCGGGCTCGCGGCCCATACACTCACGTTCAACGTCATCGCGCGTACCCGATCCAGATGAAGTGCGTTCGTCGTGGATGAAGCCGGCGGC
This window encodes:
- a CDS encoding efflux RND transporter periplasmic adaptor subunit; this translates as MSGDRAGAGPRGWIVAAALVTAAACGGKEKTAPDPAAQGAVLEQADVATAEMGQISAGPAVSGSLQAATEAVLRAELAGTIASAAAEEGERVRAGTLLARIADPRLSEQTRSAESAVRSAEIAANNARRDVDRYETLVSAGASPRRDLESARTSLASAQAQLANARSQQADVRATVGDATVESPITGIVSSRSVSDGDVVQVGTELYRVVDPSTMRLEASVPSEQLYSIRVGAQVVFQVRGYPGRTFTGKVERINPTADPATRQVTIHVSLPNPGNALVAGLFAEGRVTAEARQGILVPADAVATEEGKSHVMRLRGGVVEQVPVQVGIQDEETRRVEIVSGLAAGDQVLVGPARETAPGTKVRVGTAVAAPARK
- a CDS encoding efflux RND transporter permease subunit, with amino-acid sequence MFISDFSIRQPIVTIVIMLSLVVFGIVALMGLQTDEFPEINPPIISVAVPYPGASPQGVEREVVDPIEDAVASISGVDEITSSSTDSYAQITVSFLFGKDVQVASQEVRDAISTIRGELPLEMEDPIISRFDPNLQPIVSLTLSSTTLSVAQLTQLADPGINGQLSGINGVASVEVVGGVQPEMTVLLRPDALQASGVSATEVVQALQAQNLAAPVGRVSGESEERSIRLVGRLEDAKAFEQLVVTERGGTVIRLGDVATVAEGSEEQRSRAQYNGREAVGIDVVKSTGFSTTEVAGGVLKEVERIRKTLPRGTELNVVRNSGVRVEQSVSNVEHTLVEGLVLTILVVFLFLNSWRSTVITGLALPVSMLAAFIPIYLFGFTLNSMSLMGLSLAIGLIIDDAIVVRENIVRHVEMGKDHMQASEEGTSEIGLAVTATTFAIVVVFVPIGMMPGLAGQFFKPFALTIAAAVLVSLFVSFSLDPMLSAYWPDPHKPFEQQGWLTRTVSRFNHWFDRQADRYKGVIAWALDHRWMMVFLAGGTFVAALALQVMFGGSGFAPPQDRSELQLAVETPPGSSLDYTSRKAEAAARLARTHKEVAYTYTTVGGASGAVDEGQVYVKLVPKADRDIGQAEFSGVLRREVGQIGGATFSTLGSGFGGGQKPLQVQLRGPDAAVLTRLAEQVADRVKKVPGTADVSLSTRGQRPELVVTIDRALAGTLGLTVGQIAQAMRPAFAGVDAGDWVDAAGETRDVTVRLAPEVRTSAVDLRNLPLVIAPAGAGAGAGANAGGGGGVPGGATGASAGPTLIPLSQVATVEDGLGPAIISHVDRERVVTVESNLAGADLGTVTQAVNQAVSGIAFPAGYEVVQGGEAEDQAEVFGAMFTALGTAVLLMYLVLVLQFRSFLDPIAILLSLPLSLIGVVLALLITGDTLNMMSMIGIILLMGIVAKNAILLIDFAKWNHEQGTPLRESLIEAGRVRLRPILMTTFALVAAMIPVAIGAGEGADFRAPLGRAVIGGVIASTVLTLLVIPTFYEILYEWREKLMGFMSRRFGGHKPPHTPGPHPHPAPSPAGD